A single Pseudomonas putida DNA region contains:
- the ampD gene encoding 1,6-anhydro-N-acetylmuramyl-L-alanine amidase AmpD codes for MQLDRATGWFHGNGITHCPSPNFNARPEGEAISLLVIHNISLPPACFGSGKVQQFFQNRLDPNEHPYFASISHLTVSAHLFVERDGAVTQFVSLLDRAWHAGVSSFDGREGCNDFSIGIELEGTDDLPYTDAQYAVLEQLTRQIQAAWPVIDLERIQGHSDIAPVRKTDPGPAFDWARYRKAVKDNEDNA; via the coding sequence ATGCAATTGGACCGTGCCACTGGCTGGTTCCACGGAAACGGAATCACCCACTGCCCCTCGCCGAACTTCAACGCCCGCCCAGAGGGTGAAGCGATTTCCCTGCTGGTGATCCACAACATCAGCCTGCCGCCGGCCTGCTTCGGCAGCGGCAAGGTGCAGCAGTTCTTCCAGAACCGCCTGGACCCGAACGAACACCCTTACTTTGCCAGCATCAGCCACCTGACCGTCTCGGCCCACCTGTTCGTCGAGCGCGATGGGGCGGTGACTCAGTTCGTGTCTTTGCTTGACCGTGCCTGGCATGCCGGCGTGTCGAGTTTTGACGGGCGCGAAGGCTGCAACGACTTTTCCATCGGGATCGAGCTGGAAGGCACTGACGATCTGCCCTATACCGATGCCCAGTACGCCGTTCTGGAGCAACTCACCCGGCAGATCCAGGCCGCCTGGCCAGTGATCGACCTTGAGCGTATCCAGGGCCACAGTGACATTGCCCCGGTGCGCAAGACCGACCCTGGCCCGGCGTTCGACTGGGCGCGTTACCGCAAGGCCGTGAAGGACAACGAGGACAACGCATGA
- a CDS encoding DUF1631 domain-containing protein → MHKEGKVVPLAAAMERGARTPLPCLPVLLLQVRDKAALQLRQGLQALFDNADDMLFEMADRAADRVDQNLYFEAMRDLRLKRKSIERGFLDIFYDTFARIGQFDPLGQQAAKGKAEMERAVAVDGMVARVLSRDGVALEQLGVRLQCLLARSFDEQQNPFGPAALCVYFLDAGRNLGVGLRVKLILLKLFERYVLRDIDVLYAEANQLLAAAGVMPELQPAPRRRAEDRRLSARRMSATREPDALGADSAGQAFMRSLEGLLAPCRGQIAPRLQAAASAQPISTADLLRLLSHLQHYVPATTDDDEFDLGQQLEQLLLRVSVRSGTRRRIACADEDMINLVGLLFAYIAADDNLPLSLRALLVRLHIPLLKVALLDKGLFSRASHPARRLLNEIAAAAIGWETGSAGLRDSLHLRVERIVQRLLNDFTEDIALFAELLEDFLAFSQDERRRNELLEQRTRDAEEGRARALQARQQVQQALNQRLRGRMLPQVVVHMLVQAWGQVLLMAWLKQGEASQAWQQALATMDTLLASIAPHQPPQVLLQQVPGLLKALREGLASVALDSAATRGFFQQLEQLHLRACEGAAWPAGSDELAEVLVAEDIVLAIAEESACAPLRQLDEQAAELRLVQRLRIGTWVEMLDDDEPLRCKLIARIDSSDRLVFANRTGMKVREWSSVALAQALHRGAARLLDDGLLFERALQAVLDGLRQQQVD, encoded by the coding sequence ATGCATAAAGAAGGCAAGGTGGTGCCCCTGGCTGCCGCCATGGAACGAGGCGCACGCACGCCTTTACCTTGCCTACCGGTGTTGCTGCTGCAAGTGCGTGACAAGGCGGCCCTGCAACTGCGACAAGGCCTGCAGGCGCTGTTCGACAATGCCGACGATATGCTGTTCGAAATGGCCGACCGCGCAGCCGATCGCGTCGACCAGAACCTGTACTTCGAGGCCATGCGTGACTTGCGCCTGAAGCGCAAGAGCATTGAGCGTGGCTTTCTCGATATCTTCTACGACACCTTCGCTCGCATCGGCCAGTTCGACCCGCTGGGCCAGCAAGCGGCGAAAGGCAAGGCAGAAATGGAACGTGCTGTCGCTGTCGACGGCATGGTCGCACGTGTGCTGTCCCGTGATGGCGTCGCCCTCGAGCAACTGGGCGTGCGCTTGCAGTGCCTGCTCGCGCGCAGTTTCGACGAACAGCAGAACCCGTTCGGGCCTGCGGCGCTGTGTGTCTACTTCCTCGATGCCGGGCGCAACCTTGGCGTGGGGCTGCGGGTCAAGCTGATCTTGCTGAAGCTGTTCGAGCGCTATGTGCTGCGTGACATCGATGTGCTCTATGCCGAGGCCAACCAGTTGCTGGCCGCCGCGGGCGTGATGCCGGAACTGCAGCCAGCGCCGCGGCGGCGCGCCGAGGACCGCCGCTTGAGTGCGCGGCGCATGTCGGCCACCCGCGAGCCTGATGCCTTGGGCGCAGACAGTGCCGGGCAAGCTTTCATGCGTTCGCTGGAAGGCCTGTTGGCGCCGTGCCGAGGTCAGATCGCCCCGCGCTTGCAAGCCGCCGCCAGCGCCCAGCCGATCAGCACCGCCGACTTGTTGCGGTTGCTTTCACACCTGCAACATTATGTGCCGGCCACGACCGACGATGACGAATTCGACCTGGGCCAGCAGCTTGAGCAACTGCTGCTGCGGGTCAGCGTGCGCAGCGGTACCCGCCGGCGCATCGCTTGTGCCGACGAGGACATGATCAACCTGGTAGGCCTGCTGTTCGCCTACATCGCAGCCGACGACAACCTGCCGCTGAGCCTGCGCGCACTGCTTGTTCGCCTGCATATACCGCTGCTCAAGGTGGCGCTGCTGGACAAAGGCCTGTTTAGCCGAGCCAGCCACCCGGCACGGCGCCTGCTCAACGAGATTGCTGCTGCCGCGATTGGCTGGGAGACCGGCAGCGCGGGCCTGCGCGACAGCCTGCACCTTCGTGTCGAGCGCATCGTCCAGCGCCTGCTCAATGACTTCACCGAAGACATCGCGCTGTTCGCCGAGCTGCTGGAGGACTTCCTTGCCTTCAGCCAGGACGAGCGTCGGCGCAACGAACTGCTGGAGCAGCGCACGCGCGACGCCGAAGAGGGCCGCGCCCGTGCCTTGCAGGCCCGCCAGCAGGTGCAGCAAGCGCTCAACCAGCGCCTGCGCGGGCGCATGCTGCCGCAGGTGGTGGTGCACATGCTGGTCCAGGCCTGGGGCCAGGTACTGTTGATGGCCTGGCTCAAGCAGGGCGAGGCGTCCCAGGCCTGGCAGCAGGCGCTGGCCACCATGGATACCCTGCTCGCCAGCATTGCCCCGCATCAGCCGCCGCAGGTATTGCTGCAGCAAGTGCCAGGCCTGCTCAAGGCCCTGCGTGAAGGCCTGGCCAGCGTGGCGCTGGATTCGGCGGCTACTCGCGGGTTCTTCCAGCAACTGGAGCAGCTGCACTTGCGCGCGTGCGAAGGGGCGGCATGGCCAGCTGGCAGCGATGAACTGGCCGAAGTCCTGGTGGCCGAGGACATCGTGCTCGCCATCGCTGAAGAGTCCGCCTGCGCACCGCTGCGTCAACTCGATGAGCAAGCGGCAGAGCTGCGCCTGGTGCAGCGCTTGCGCATTGGCACCTGGGTAGAAATGCTCGATGACGACGAGCCGCTGCGCTGCAAGCTGATCGCACGCATCGACAGCAGTGACCGGCTGGTCTTCGCCAACCGCACCGGCATGAAGGTGCGTGAATGGAGCTCTGTCGCGCTGGCGCAGGCGCTGCATCGCGGTGCGGCACGGTTGCTGGATGATGGCTTGCTGTTCGAACGGGCGTTGCAAGCCGTGCTTGATGGCCTGCGTCAGCAGCAGGTGGATTGA
- the nadC gene encoding carboxylating nicotinate-nucleotide diphosphorylase: MPNLRLADLTAEIEANVRRALLEDIGSGDITAQLIPAERLAKATIITREDCVIAGTAWVDAVFRQLDPRVAVHWQVADGERATANQPLFHLEGPARSLLSGERSALNFLQLLSGVATRARFLADLVEGTQVQLLDTRKTLPGLRLAQKYAVTCGGCHNHRIGLYDAFLIKENHIAASGGVAEAVAAAHRIAPGKPVEIEVESLDELRQALNAGADIIMLDELTLDEMREAVRITACKAKLEASGGVNETTLRVIAETGVDYISIGAMTKDVKAVDLSMRLSL; the protein is encoded by the coding sequence ATGCCGAACCTACGCCTTGCCGACCTGACCGCCGAGATCGAAGCCAATGTGCGCCGCGCACTGCTGGAGGACATCGGCAGCGGCGACATCACTGCGCAGCTGATTCCGGCCGAGCGCCTGGCCAAGGCCACCATCATCACCCGCGAAGACTGCGTGATTGCCGGCACTGCCTGGGTTGATGCCGTGTTCCGTCAGCTCGACCCGCGCGTGGCCGTGCACTGGCAGGTGGCCGATGGCGAGCGCGCCACTGCCAATCAGCCGCTGTTCCACCTAGAAGGCCCGGCGCGTTCGCTGCTCAGCGGTGAGCGCAGCGCACTGAACTTCCTGCAGCTGCTGTCGGGGGTGGCTACCCGGGCGCGTTTCCTCGCCGACCTGGTCGAAGGCACCCAGGTGCAGTTGCTCGATACCCGCAAGACCCTGCCAGGCCTGCGCCTGGCGCAGAAGTACGCGGTCACCTGCGGTGGTTGCCACAACCATCGCATCGGTCTGTATGACGCCTTCCTGATCAAGGAAAACCACATCGCTGCCAGCGGTGGCGTGGCCGAGGCAGTGGCGGCGGCGCACCGCATAGCCCCCGGCAAGCCGGTGGAAATCGAAGTGGAAAGCCTGGATGAACTGCGCCAGGCGCTGAATGCTGGCGCCGACATCATCATGCTCGACGAGCTGACCCTGGATGAAATGCGCGAAGCGGTACGCATCACCGCTTGCAAGGCCAAGCTGGAAGCCAGTGGCGGGGTCAATGAAACCACCCTGCGGGTGATTGCCGAGACCGGTGTCGACTACATCTCGATTGGTGCGATGACCAAGGATGTGAAGGCCGTGGACCTGTCGATGCGCTTGAGCCTGTGA
- the trxB gene encoding thioredoxin-disulfide reductase, producing MSEVRHSRVIILGSGPAGYSAAVYAARANLKPLLITGMQAGGQLTTTTEVDNWPGDPHGLTGPALMQRMQEHAERFETEIVFDHINAVDLANKPYTLQGDSGKYTCDALIIATGASARYLGLPSEEAFMGKGVSACATCDGFFYRNKPVAVVGGGNTAVEEALYLANIASKVTLVHRRETFRAEKILVDKLNARVAEGKIELKLNATLDEVLGDNMGVTGARLKNNDGSSDEIKVDGVFIAIGHTPNTSLFEGQLTLKDGYLVVNGGREGNATATNVEGVFAAGDVADHVYRQAITSAGAGCMAALDVERYLDGLANASF from the coding sequence ATGTCTGAAGTACGTCATTCGCGCGTCATCATCCTCGGTTCCGGCCCTGCCGGTTACAGCGCCGCGGTCTACGCCGCCCGCGCCAACCTCAAGCCACTGCTGATCACCGGCATGCAGGCGGGTGGCCAGCTGACCACCACCACCGAAGTCGACAACTGGCCGGGCGACCCCCACGGCCTGACCGGCCCGGCCCTGATGCAGCGCATGCAGGAACACGCCGAGCGTTTCGAGACCGAGATCGTCTTCGACCACATCAACGCCGTCGACCTGGCCAACAAGCCCTACACCCTGCAAGGTGACAGCGGCAAGTACACCTGCGACGCGCTGATCATCGCCACTGGCGCCAGCGCCCGTTACCTGGGCCTGCCGTCGGAAGAAGCGTTCATGGGCAAGGGCGTTTCGGCCTGCGCAACCTGCGACGGTTTCTTCTACCGCAACAAGCCAGTCGCGGTGGTCGGCGGCGGCAACACTGCCGTGGAAGAAGCGCTGTACCTGGCCAACATCGCCAGCAAGGTGACCCTGGTGCACCGCCGCGAAACCTTCCGCGCCGAGAAGATCCTGGTTGACAAGCTCAACGCCCGCGTCGCCGAAGGCAAGATCGAGCTCAAGCTCAATGCCACCCTGGACGAAGTGCTGGGCGACAACATGGGCGTGACCGGTGCGCGCCTGAAGAACAACGACGGCAGCAGCGACGAAATCAAGGTCGACGGCGTGTTCATCGCCATCGGCCACACCCCGAACACCTCGCTGTTCGAAGGCCAGCTGACCCTTAAGGACGGCTACCTGGTGGTCAACGGCGGCCGTGAAGGCAACGCCACTGCCACCAACGTCGAGGGCGTGTTCGCTGCTGGCGACGTGGCTGACCACGTTTACCGTCAGGCCATCACCTCGGCCGGCGCCGGCTGCATGGCGGCACTGGACGTCGAGCGCTACCTGGACGGCCTGGCCAACGCCTCGTTCTGA